Proteins from a single region of Thalassophryne amazonica chromosome 22, fThaAma1.1, whole genome shotgun sequence:
- the LOC117503907 gene encoding calcium-activated potassium channel subunit beta-4-like: MPPEVSAVMAKIRVSYEYSEAEDKSIRLGLFLIACGILSLFILGFCWLSPTLQNLQSKPANCTVVSVLRPEEMFECVFTCGADCKGTSLYPCLQIFVNNSESNSVALLHFDEQQLVLNPKCSYVPPCERDNQKNRASVLWWEDYFTKEVSSQSFTCFFNQQRRPDDVLWRRSHDTSVLLHCVLWPMVSLLLGTLIVLLTVCARSLAVRAEALQKRKFSYEVCQDTGGVVSERRSNKAGDALTTNSDPELSSPSRTLLTCAVPVRRRDREH; this comes from the exons atgcCGCCGGAGGTGTCCGCGGTCATGGCGAAGATCCGCGTGTCGTACGAATATTCCGAGGCGGAGGACAAAAGCATCCGGCTCGGTTTGTTCCTGATCGCCTGCGGCATCCTGAGTCtgttcattctgggcttctgctGGCTCAGTCCGACCCTCCAGAACCTCCAGAGCAAACCGGCCAACTGCACG GTGGTGTCGGTGTTGCGCCCGGAGGAGATGTTTGAGTGCGTTTTTACGTGCGGTGCAGATTGTAAAGGAACGTCGCTCTATCCCTGCCTGCAGATTTTTGTGAATAACTCCGAGTCCAATTCAGTGGCTCTTCTGCACTTTGACGAGCAGCAGCTGGTTCTCAACCCAAAG TGCTCGTACGTCCCCCCGTGTGAGCGTGATAACCAGAAGAACAGAGCGAGCGTCCTGTGGTGGGAGGATTACTTCACCAAAGAGGTCAGCAGCCAGTCGTTCACCTGCTTCTTCAACCAGCAGCGGAG GCCTGACGATGTGTTGTGGCGTCGTTCCCATGACACCAGCGTCCTGCTGCACTGCGTGCTCTGGCCGATGGTCTCACTGCTTCTGGGCACGCTCATCGTGCTGCTGACAGTGTGCGCGCGCTCCCTGGCCGTGCGAGCTGAGGCTCTGCAGAAGAGGAAGTTCTCCTATGAGGTGTGCCAAGACACAGGAGGCGTGGTCTCAGAGCGCCGCAGCAACAAGGCCGGTGACGCCCTTACCACAAACTCTGACCCTGAGCTGTCATCGCCTTCAAGGACCCTGCTGACATGTGCGGTGCCGGTGAGACGCCGCGATCGAGAACATTAA